In the genome of Arachis stenosperma cultivar V10309 chromosome 2, arast.V10309.gnm1.PFL2, whole genome shotgun sequence, the window TGTTATCTCTCTTTCGCTTTCTGCTCTCATTATCCCTGTAAGTACGCTCTTCTTTCAGTTTTCCCTTTCTCGTGGTAATGTACTGTGGCTGCTAGCAACGGTGAACATTAGCTTGttctaatttaaattcaaatgtAGCTTATAactaagtattttttatttgaaacaATCGAACAAGTGAGAGAAGTTAACTTTTTTAAGTAAAATTGCATTTTGGTCTAGCTATATTAGTTATCTAAGGATAATCGCCGCTTCACTAGagtctagagagaagtgagccAAGCagaattttttaattgttttggaGGTTTTTGAGGATTTATGTGGCAATAACAATCTTGGAGGACTAAATGTGCTTTTTTTTTCCAGttgatttaatcaaattaaGTGATAAATGTAATTTAGTTAAAGATAACTTCAGTTTTGGGCTATGATTTATTTAGTTTTGGTGCTATATATTCTGTAATAATGGAGCTGTTTTACTGTGTGAGCAGGTGCAAAGTAAGGAACTGCTATACCTTTTTGGTGTTTATGGCATCAGAATGGATCATATTGTGAGTATAATGAATCACATTAAAACAAGTTCaattcaatgaatttttttttttaaattttggtaATGTTTTGGTGAAGTAGAATGGATAAAATAAAGATTAAAGAGAGTGATTTTTGTGAATTGAATGTCAGCCGGTAGAAATTTAAGAAACTACCAAGTCATGTTACATAAACTAAATGAAATATAGATTGCTTTCCATGTCAGCTTCCTGAATTTCTATTGGCTAACCTTCAATGCATAGAAATTATTCTCTAAAATGAAAGTGTATTTTCTTGTTACAATATGCAGATTGGAAATCTGGATCACCCTCATTCCTAAAATTTCCTTTCTGAAATACGGTTTTCTGTCTGGAACAGTGGCAAGCAGTGGTCTTTCCTCTTACCCTGACCTCTCTAATGTATGCTGGCTCGTTGTTCCTCAAGTTTCTTTTACTACTCGGCTCTTGGAGGGAACACACAAATTCAGGCGGTGGCCTTTCCTTTGATTCATGTAAATATGCAACACGGAAGTTTGTTGCATGGTTTTCTGCAGTGTCAACAAATGTTATGGCGTGGCGAAACTATATTGTGGTTGGTACTAATTTTATAGTCATGTAACATCTTGAACCTTTTCCATTAGATTGCGCTGAGCTTATGCCTTTTTTTTTGTCCTCTCATGTCAATGATGAGAGTTGAAAGCACAGCAACAAATAATAGTTCATAATTTGTGAGTACAGCTTAAGTAATGTGTCTTTTGTGGTTCATTTTCATATCATTCATGCAATTTGGGAATTTTTATGTATGATTCATTGAACAGGCACCCCTTACCGAGGAGTTGGTGTTTAGGGCATGCATGATACCTATGCTACTGTGTGGAGGATTTAAGCCATATGGTGTCATACTTCTTTGCCCTATTTTCTTCAGCCTGGGTAAGTTCTTAGATGTCAGTTCTACAAAAATGGATTTGGTTTGTAGCTATGTTATAGAGTTGAATTTTGTGTTTATATACAAATGCTAATCTCATGGCACTTAATAATTAAGCATGTTTAACAGTTTAAGAGAAGTCATCAAGCATTCATTAGTGTAAGTTAGGTTTTATATCATTAACATTAGACCATGTTTGTTCTCAAGTTCATCATggtttttggatgctactttagGGATCAATATTTATTCGCAAGTCTTatttgattaaaataaaataagtaccTAAGTTTTCATTTCAGTCATCTGAATGAATACTAACTGCTAATTTTAAGGGTACGTGTAGCACAGCCCATGCACTTGCACTCAGACTCGCTAGGCCATAAAACATTCAATGACTTCCATCTAGATGTAAAATGAAGAAAGTAATTAGTAAAACTATTTCCTTTTCAACCATAATGCTTAACGAGAAGTTTATATTGTCTTATTCAACTAAATGGTTAAGGAGAAGTTTAGCTGCATGATTGGTCAAACTCGCAAGAATTATTGTCCTTTACAAATGCAATGCCTAATTGGAAGTTTTACTGCATCATTGGTTTGCAGCACATTTAAATCATTTCATGGAGATTTATGCCAAGCAAAACTACAGAATAAAGAAGGCTGTTATGGTTATAGGTACGCCCAGTGTGTACTTTATTTATCAGGTTCCTCAATTGATATCTAAATCCCCCTATCCGATTTGTTTTCTCTTATCTTGAGATTTTGGCTCATTTCTAGAATATAAATAGTTTCCTGCAATGATATTCTTAATGAAAACTAAATTATGGCTGCAGGTCTCCAACTTGGTTACACTGTTGTCTTTGGGTCATATGcatcttttcttttcattcgAACTGGTATGCGATGTTTGTCCAATTTACTAAGTTCTAACATTTTACATCTGTTAAGTTCTCATGACAAGTCAACATGGTTCTTTTGCGTTTTGTTGGTTTTATTGTCCTTTCCCCTGctcatatttttgttttctcctTTTGCCTGAGCAGGACATCTTATTGCTCCTCTGGTTGCACATATATGTTGTAATTTTATGGGACTGCCGGTACTATTTTCGAAGAGAAGTGGTATGTGTATAATAAGTTTCACATGGATCAATCAACTTCAAAATACATGTTGATATATATTAAACGAATTTTATccctctttctaattttttcaaTCCGTGGCTACGTTCCTTTTTTTGCATGAAATAGGTCTTACAAGCTTATGATTCTTATGATTCCCTTTTGGTCAACAAACATTACTCTTAAGAATGAATCAAAATTAACTACTTGTCTTTATAAGTTTGAATACACTGTTAGTTAGTATGGTTGACTGGTATTTCTGATTTTTCTTCCATAGTTATGTCATTTTTTTCTGTTTCAGCAGCAGCGAGTATAGCATTCATATTAGGACTTTTGGGCTTCTTGTGGCTTCTTTTCCCAATAACAACCCCAGATTTGTATAATGATAGAGTAGATAATTGCAGTTGTTGGCAAGGTTATTGCTCATGGAGAGTAAGAAATTCTTCATCGATGTAAAATATAAAAGCTGGCTGAGAGAACAAAGAATGAATTGTATAAGAACAAGGTTTTCCTTGCTAGTTATTCTCTCTTATATTTGTGTTATTTTTCTTATTCAAGCTTAAGAAATTATTTATGctttttctttgtgttttgcCACACGCAATAACCTAGTGGAAAAAGGCTTTACTTACTTAACAAAGCCTTTTTTAACCGAGTGGAGTTGGCTATACGAATCAAAATGTCATTGTGTTGGGTTCATGTTTTGAGATGCGAACTTGTTTTAGGTTGAGTGTGGCACACCGGACAACCCTCCTTTTAGAGCAATTGAAATTGTCAAGTTTCTTTAGTCCCTCATTCTCTAAATTTCTCAAATTCCTACAAAGGCTCTTCATTTGTCAACCACCACAAGTCCACAACCACTTCATTCTCTCTATCTCCCAGACTATTAATGTCCGGACATAGAGCcagtaacaaaaaatatattttattttttatttttttattattttcattaatttttcataaatatattttttatcattatattttttttcttaaattttttatatagaaaaaattaaatttttataattttttcatatttaatttattatcaaataaaatataaaaatattaattttgtgTTCCTATATTTTTGTGTCTAGTCCTTAGTCTTGTCTTGTTTATAGAATCAAACCCCCTTAAGAATCTACTTTCCACTCCTACAGTCCCGTGAACAATTGGAACAGATAATTGGACGAGGCAATTATTTAAAAACATAGAGACATGCGTATGTAATGTATGTTTATgttcttaattatatatttttatatatttttttaattttgcatAGCTGTTAAAGTTGTTTAGGGTTTCATAACACATAAAAAGGCACATAGAATACGTTTATATTGTATCTTTCCAAAAGGATGAAATACAGATTTTTGACCTACTAATAACTAAGCTGCGCATTTTGCTTCCTTGCTGAGGCAAAGCAATAAATTTGTGGAATTCGCACTACCAATAGTGAACTAATTAGATGCATGACTTTTTGCATAACTTACACAATTaataaaatgaattttttttgttgactAATTAACATGAATCTTCTAAAACAAAAGATTAACCACTATTGGACAAAAGATTTTTATCACTATTAAACAAAGTATAGTTCggtgtttttttttgttcagTATGCTAACGATTTTTATTATGCCAAACTAAGTGACCTACATCATAAGTTATATCTTCATAATTATTCCATCTGTGAAACAAAATAGCTTGTATTAAGTACTAATTTAATACTTGATCAAAAAAGTATTTATTGGATATCTTTTAAAttcttcaaatattttaaatatttttaatattttttctatatagTAAGATTGAAATAATCTTAAATTATGACAATCTCTAACaattttaattcttaaaattatatttataacttCTGTGTCTATCATAtgaaaaattattagataacaaatatttattttttcgatttcttttaaatcaatacaaagaATAAACATGTCATCtaacataaaaaaaactaaacatACTGAGAAagtttattttctattattatagTCTTAGATTGTGTACGCTATTCATTGAACTTAATTGTTTACTTCTTTAACTTTATGTACAAATTTCTTTCTAATCAAGTTTCATTCCGTCTATCCAAGATATCAAATGgtttacattattattattattattattattattattattattattattattatcttttggatattatatatatatatatatatatatatatatatatatatatatatatatatatatatatatatatatataagttagTAGAGATGAGAAGACAATGACCTAATTTTTTTCCAATTGCTACTAGCCACTAGATATCTTTATAAATATACTCTTGTCTTTTGTCCACTCTTGAACCAGTCTTTATATCAATTGATAAAGTTACCTACCTTAGTTAAAGAAGCACTCCTAATTATTCAAACATGCTCTTAGCTATTAGAGTACATAGAGTACTCTTGAACTATTTGCGGAACCATAACAAATGAGTAGTGTTATTAACTTATTATTATGTGATTAGAAGTTTCATCTAAATAAAATTCTACATATTTTGGAGAGAAAGTACTTTGGAGAGAGAACATACCATAATCtaaaatttatcattttataaatataaggAGTGAATGTATCTAatctaaaatttatttattaaaaataaattatttatttttctagagggtctatattcattttttatttttaatataaaaaatatgtgtaTTTAAAATTGTCTAAAATATAATACAaggtataatttatttataaataataaataaattaaaataataaatacatgataaatacaaaaaattaactaGAAAATTCGCTCCATATCCGTAATCCAATAGAAAAATTTGTCCGTTCATTATCATCTCTAAAAGTGtttatgatttaattttttcataaatagaACTAAAAGTCTAAGACTgtatcaaattattttaaataatttaaaaattaaactaaactaCTCTTTTATATAGAAAATTGGTGCAAGGGCCAAACATACCATATTACCAAATTTTTCATCACTTTAATCACGGGACGACACCATATTGCAACAGCGACAGGTTGGTGACAGCGACGGTTGTAACGGTGGTTGGCCGACTATGGGGGAGGACAAAATAGTTTTGTATTAGGCTTGGTCAATTAGTTGTTTAGGAATGTGTTGTTAGGACTTTTCGATTATATCATTCACGTTAGAAACCAGTTTATTTTGGTTTTAAACCAAACCTAACAGTAAAAAATTAGTTTACATCAAACTGATTTTTATAAAAGCAATATTTTTAGATTAATtgtcttatttaaaaaaacttatttatcTAAAATAGCTTAGTTGAATTTCAATTTAGTTAAACCAATTTTTTAACACCTTTAGTCATTTCTCTATAATATTTCTTTCTTGACTTCCTTAATCATAGTTTTTACCTATTCTACTACCCAATGATCATGTATGCAAAGGTGTAATTACATTTCTAATTATTATAAGCAAAAAATTAGAAGCGATATTTTTTAATGATACCATTAGATTAATTGGTTTATCTATATATTTATTAGTATAATATTGTTAAGAATTATAAAATATCATgcatttattattttaatttatttattatttataaataaattatactttatattatattttatacaatttaaatacaaataCTTTCTTTATATTAACAATAAGAAGTGAGTACGTActttctaaaaaataaatagataatttCTAATGctgatatttttaaataataaattttagattATAACATATTCCGCACCTCTCCAAAATACTTTTAAGAATTATGTaaatagaatttatttaaatgAAACTTTTAGTTACATAATAATATAGAAAAACCATCAGGTGTTTTTCGACAAGAAGCGAAAAAAATATTCCATGATACTATTAAGTTGTCCAGAGTACTTCTGTCTAATAATGAGAAAATAACGAAAATATCTATCATTATACAAGTATATTGACCTAATTAATCCGTTGAACCGTTGGATATTTGGCTTAAAAGTGAAGTTGCTGGAGTAAAAAATAATTGGGCTCTTGTGTCCAAGAATTATTCACACAAATCTACTCAAATATTTTCacatatatttttgaaaattcacattcaattattaatattatatttctTCCAAATTGATAATACTCACATACATATGGATAGAGAAACCTAAACCCAAGCCATTCATAAACACAATTTAACATAATTTCTattattaatttcttatttattAACCAACTTTAATAGAAAAACACaacttttgtatttattaatgTTTCTTTTAAATATTACTAGCACTATTTAATAACAAATGTACTTAATAAtaagtatatttttatctttaatatttgtgtcatatttggtttagttttaatagtatttttgaagttttaaatatattttatttaacaattattttaattatatttctagACATTAATATCATATAACATAACAAACTGTATTTTAGTAACACATTAGCATAATTAAACAGTTAACTTATCCATTATTAAAAATCTCAGTTTCTAAAGATGTAACCAAACAATTAActtaattattgattattaaTAATCTCAATTTCTAAAGATGTAACCAAAAGTTTGAAACATAATTAAACAGTTAAATAAAACtttaacacaaaaaataatattagaataatttgtgactaaacaaaaatattgagaaaaaaGCACACTTGTGTACTTCTTAAATATAATAATTgtacaaataaacaaaaaaaaaaatatttcttaaaGTGTACTTCCATATGTTATTTACAAtttagttgattttgaaatattaatgattaattGCTAGAGTTTgaggttttgtatgaaaaaaaagagagaaagtaTTATAAGAAAGTTTTAGTTATGCTTTTCTAATATCTAATACGCAAAAATAAGTGTATATAATCCAATTAATAATATTGTTAATATCAACGTCACTCACTCCATTTACTATTTGTACCAAATTTAagagtaaaataatattaaactcatttaaaaatttttttggaccAAAATAAAATACTTAAGATGTTAGAagtcaaataaaaatttagtctaAATATTAAgaccaaaataataaaaaaaaaataaaagacgGGAAGGACCtagaaaaaataatacatataacTTTGACAACaatttttcaataattataattgatgATATTTTGTCTTAATggataattattaaattatttttaataaatttacatgttaaattattaaattaaattaaaaaagtataTTATCACTTCTATTTTAATAATACCACTcttattttttacaaattatGCAAACATATAATAGAAAAATTCATATATgacattataaaaaaattactactaatatatattatttaaatatatcttttagaaacagcaaaaataaaataaaattgtacgGATAGAGTCTAATTCAGATTAAAACCAAATTTGGATTAGCTCTACCTGATTTTCTTtcctataaaaaaataaataattgttttttattaataaaattatcatatttatttttaattaatttatttatattatgaCAAAATTTGCCAATTACAACATTATATGAACACTAATAAAGTGGTAAGTGATCTTTCTATTCAATTACCataaataaaattctttttatatatttcatGATCACTAAAAAAATTTTCCTTTCATGCATATAAAAAATGGCTAACCCAACAAAATAGCTTATTTAAAGGTTTGGCCTTCAAACAGCTATCTTTCATTGCACATGGACAGAGGCAACATTGTCAGCATGTATATACTTCTTAATTACTAAACCAGTTGCAAGCCCACTATGACCTCCTGATCTTCTTGTACACTCAAATCATCCTACCAAGATCTTGACCATTcacataatttatattatatctGCATGGTTGAAATAAATGGAACATCACGTTCTGCTTCTTTACACCGGCATACCAGAACCGCTTCGAATAGTATAATACTctctaaatattaaataaacatATCTTGGAACTATAAATGATCTATAACaaccaaggttctgaaaaccggaccggaccggccggttcgaacGGTTTAACTGCGAACCGGAGATATAAATGGTCCAGTCCTCCTCTAAAAACCGTTTCAAGAAGAGCCGTTGAAGAACCGGTGAACCGGTCAAAAACCGACCGGTTGGACCGAACCGGTGACCGGCCGGTTCTGTTAAACGACGCCGTTTTATTGTttcctttaaaaaaatttaacccgACCCCGACCCGGCTCGTGGAGCACTCCACCCCCCTTTCTTCCCCTGACCCCATTCATTCATGATTCATTTGAATCATCTCAAACTCAAAATGGATGAACCCTAGCCGCCCAGTCGCCCTTCTTCGTCGCCGCGGTCTCAGGTCGTCAGCGCC includes:
- the LOC130960594 gene encoding CAAX prenyl protease 2 isoform X1; amino-acid sequence: MPFSPSPESQSLGLLFQLQKRHPAMEPDGVVSKPFAVVACVSMALLYVAVLYAPTLLLRLPPPSSFEAYMIRRFLCAVVSTVISLSLSALIIPVQSKELLYLFGVYGIRMDHIWQAVVFPLTLTSLMYAGSLFLKFLLLLGSWREHTNSGGGLSFDSCKYATRKFVAWFSAVSTNVMAWRNYIVAPLTEELVFRACMIPMLLCGGFKPYGVILLCPIFFSLAHLNHFMEIYAKQNYRIKKAVMVIGLQLGYTVVFGSYASFLFIRTGHLIAPLVAHICCNFMGLPVLFSKRSAAASIAFILGLLGFLWLLFPITTPDLYNDRVDNCSCWQGYCSWRVRNSSSM
- the LOC130960594 gene encoding CAAX prenyl protease 2 isoform X2 produces the protein MPFSPSPESQSLGLLFQLQKRHPAMEPDGVVSKPFAVVACVSMALLYVAVLYAPTLLLRLPPPSSFEAYMIRRFLCAVVSTVISLSLSALIIPVQSKELLYLFGVYGIRMDHIWQAVVFPLTLTSLMYAGSLFLKFLLLLGSWREHTNSGGGLSFDSCKYATRKFVAWFSAVSTNVMAWRNYIVAPLTEELVFRACMIPMLLCGGFKPYGVILLCPIFFSLAHLNHFMEIYAKQNYRIKKAVMVIGLQLGYTVVFGSYASFLFIRTGHLIAPLVAHICCNFMGLPVLFSKRSAASIAFILGLLGFLWLLFPITTPDLYNDRVDNCSCWQGYCSWRVRNSSSM
- the LOC130960594 gene encoding CAAX prenyl protease 2 isoform X3, with amino-acid sequence MEPDGVVSKPFAVVACVSMALLYVAVLYAPTLLLRLPPPSSFEAYMIRRFLCAVVSTVISLSLSALIIPVQSKELLYLFGVYGIRMDHIWQAVVFPLTLTSLMYAGSLFLKFLLLLGSWREHTNSGGGLSFDSCKYATRKFVAWFSAVSTNVMAWRNYIVAPLTEELVFRACMIPMLLCGGFKPYGVILLCPIFFSLAHLNHFMEIYAKQNYRIKKAVMVIGLQLGYTVVFGSYASFLFIRTGHLIAPLVAHICCNFMGLPVLFSKRSAAASIAFILGLLGFLWLLFPITTPDLYNDRVDNCSCWQGYCSWRVRNSSSM